A section of the Pimelobacter simplex genome encodes:
- a CDS encoding MerR family transcriptional regulator, with the protein MVKSEGPGDGVTQDAPADTLLTLEELTARVGLSVRTVRFYTSRGLVPPPIRRGRSGYYAAVHVARIELVLELQSHGFTLSAIERYVAGIPDDATPEDIALARTMLAPWQSDLPVEMDPAQLEQKAGRALSADDIATLQALGVIRLRGTAYLVASNQLAIGVRLLELGFPRDVAVAAARVYQEHGQQMAEELYAVINDQLAPLYDNDKSEHFREIMERLKPLSVGGLVTAYEAAVARAARQPRRVR; encoded by the coding sequence ATGGTCAAGAGCGAGGGCCCAGGCGACGGTGTGACCCAGGACGCACCGGCGGACACGCTGCTCACCCTGGAGGAGCTCACCGCCCGGGTCGGGCTGTCGGTGCGCACGGTGCGCTTCTACACCTCGCGGGGGCTGGTGCCGCCGCCGATCCGGCGCGGCCGGTCCGGCTACTACGCCGCGGTGCACGTGGCGCGCATCGAGCTGGTCCTCGAGCTGCAGAGCCACGGCTTCACGCTGTCGGCGATCGAGAGGTACGTCGCCGGCATCCCCGACGACGCCACCCCCGAGGACATCGCGCTGGCCCGCACGATGCTCGCGCCGTGGCAGTCCGACCTGCCCGTCGAGATGGACCCGGCCCAGCTGGAGCAGAAGGCCGGCCGGGCGCTGAGCGCCGACGACATCGCCACGCTCCAGGCGCTGGGCGTGATCCGGCTGCGCGGGACGGCGTACCTGGTGGCGAGCAACCAGCTCGCGATCGGCGTCCGGCTGCTCGAGCTGGGGTTCCCGCGCGACGTCGCGGTCGCCGCGGCGCGGGTCTACCAGGAGCACGGCCAGCAGATGGCCGAGGAGCTCTACGCGGTCATCAACGACCAGCTCGCGCCGTTGTACGACAACGACAAGTCCGAGCACTTCCGCGAGATCATGGAGCGGCTCAAGCCGCTCTCGGTCGGCGGTCTGGTGACCGCCTACGAGGCCGCGGTCGCGCGGGCGGCACGGCAGCCGCGCCGGGTGCGCTGA
- a CDS encoding LCP family protein: MERPRRTVLSVIAASLLGLALLTGVGVVLVYNDWNGNLEHPDVIGKNRPVQKTKALNILVMGTDTRDCAGCKIDSEAGGGLSDTTILFHLSADRTFAYGISIPRDTAVMRPTCYRADGSEIPAATTYEKWNQAYQVGGPGCTRQQLEQLTGIHVDKFVVVDFSQFKDMVNALDGVEICVPREINDTTGNIHLDAGTREVDGAEALDYARVRYGVSDGIDPYRTRRQQALIGAMIDKALSGGMLARPDRIVSFIDAATTQLQTDFKSVAQMAKVATSAKSIDPDDIKFITTPWTLDTDKVSGGVEWLPSVKRLWPLVIDDKPLTREFLAGSLSAGGSPSGGAASSSGTPSGTPSGSATASPSGKPGGQATGGGGLSAEERDKAGLCS, from the coding sequence ATGGAACGGCCGCGCCGCACGGTGCTCAGCGTGATCGCCGCGAGCCTGCTCGGGCTCGCGCTCCTCACGGGTGTGGGCGTCGTCCTCGTCTACAACGACTGGAACGGCAACCTCGAGCACCCGGACGTGATCGGCAAGAACCGCCCGGTCCAGAAGACCAAGGCGCTCAACATCCTGGTGATGGGCACCGACACCCGCGACTGCGCGGGCTGCAAGATCGACAGCGAGGCCGGGGGCGGCCTGTCCGACACCACGATCCTCTTCCACCTCTCGGCCGACCGGACGTTCGCCTACGGCATCTCGATCCCGCGCGACACGGCGGTGATGCGGCCGACCTGCTACCGGGCCGACGGCAGCGAGATCCCGGCCGCGACGACGTACGAGAAGTGGAACCAGGCGTACCAGGTCGGCGGCCCCGGCTGCACCCGCCAGCAGCTCGAGCAGCTCACCGGCATCCACGTGGACAAGTTCGTCGTCGTCGACTTCAGCCAGTTCAAGGACATGGTCAACGCGCTCGACGGCGTCGAGATCTGCGTCCCTCGCGAGATCAACGACACCACCGGCAACATCCACCTCGACGCCGGCACCCGCGAGGTCGATGGCGCGGAGGCGCTCGACTACGCCCGGGTGCGCTACGGCGTCAGCGACGGGATCGACCCCTACCGGACCCGCCGCCAGCAGGCCCTGATCGGCGCCATGATCGACAAGGCGCTCAGCGGCGGCATGCTCGCCCGGCCCGACCGGATCGTCAGCTTCATCGACGCCGCGACCACCCAGCTCCAGACCGACTTCAAGTCCGTCGCCCAGATGGCCAAGGTGGCCACGAGCGCCAAGAGCATCGACCCCGACGACATCAAGTTCATCACCACGCCGTGGACGCTCGACACCGACAAGGTCAGCGGCGGGGTCGAGTGGCTGCCGTCGGTCAAGCGGCTGTGGCCGCTGGTCATCGACGACAAGCCGCTCACCCGGGAGTTCCTGGCCGGCTCGCTGAGCGCGGGCGGGTCGCCGTCCGGTGGCGCGGCCTCGTCGTCGGGGACGCCCTCGGGGACGCCGTCGGGCTCGGCCACCGCGTCGCCGTCGGGCAAGCCGGGCGGGCAGGCCACCGGTGGCGGCGGGCTGTCCGCCGAGGAGCGGGACAAGGCGGGCCTCTGCTCCTGA
- a CDS encoding CaiB/BaiF CoA transferase family protein: MIGPMTFALGQGTGPLKGLKVVEIAGIGPSPHACMILADLGADVIRVERPGGQMLTGGSHDLLNRGRPSVALNLKDPEAVATVLDLVEQADVLVEGMRPGVAERLGFGPEECHARNPRLVYGRMTGWGQDGPWSQAAGHDMNYVAITGTLHGLGQVKDKPQFPTNLVGDFGGGSTYLVIGILAAVFEAKASGQGQVVDAAIVDGTANLNAMTSAFLAGGGFKEERAANLLDGGAPYYDIYETADGEHMSVGALEPQFYDLFIELLGIKDTAPDRWDLAQTDALRELIASTFRQKTRDEWCAIFDGTDACVAPILRMSEAKDHPHIKGREIFVEHEGIVQPQPAPRFSRTRATLSHPPAAGAGAHTREALEAWGVKDVDGLIERGAAVQITP; this comes from the coding sequence ATGATCGGCCCCATGACGTTCGCGCTGGGTCAGGGAACCGGTCCGCTCAAGGGGCTCAAGGTGGTCGAGATCGCGGGCATCGGGCCGAGCCCGCACGCCTGCATGATCCTGGCCGACCTCGGGGCGGACGTGATCCGGGTCGAGCGGCCGGGTGGGCAGATGCTCACCGGGGGGTCGCACGACCTGCTCAACCGGGGGCGGCCGAGCGTCGCGCTCAACCTCAAGGACCCCGAGGCGGTCGCCACGGTGCTCGACCTCGTCGAGCAGGCGGACGTGCTGGTCGAGGGCATGCGGCCCGGGGTGGCCGAGCGGCTGGGGTTCGGGCCCGAGGAGTGCCACGCGCGCAACCCGCGACTGGTCTACGGGCGGATGACCGGGTGGGGGCAGGACGGGCCGTGGTCCCAGGCGGCCGGGCACGACATGAACTACGTCGCGATCACCGGGACGCTCCACGGGCTGGGTCAGGTCAAGGACAAGCCGCAGTTCCCGACCAACCTCGTCGGTGACTTCGGGGGCGGCTCGACGTACCTCGTGATCGGGATCCTGGCGGCGGTCTTCGAGGCCAAGGCGTCGGGTCAGGGTCAGGTCGTGGACGCCGCGATCGTCGACGGTACGGCGAACCTCAACGCCATGACGTCCGCCTTCCTCGCCGGGGGCGGATTCAAGGAGGAGCGGGCCGCGAACCTGCTCGACGGCGGCGCGCCGTACTACGACATCTACGAGACCGCCGACGGCGAGCACATGTCGGTGGGGGCGCTGGAGCCGCAGTTCTACGACCTCTTCATCGAGCTGCTCGGCATCAAGGACACCGCGCCCGACCGCTGGGACCTCGCCCAGACCGACGCGCTGCGCGAGCTCATCGCGAGCACCTTCCGGCAGAAGACCCGCGACGAGTGGTGCGCGATCTTCGACGGTACGGACGCGTGCGTCGCGCCGATCCTGCGGATGAGCGAGGCCAAGGACCACCCGCACATCAAGGGCCGCGAGATCTTCGTCGAGCACGAGGGGATCGTGCAGCCGCAGCCGGCGCCGCGGTTCTCCCGGACCCGGGCCACGCTCTCGCACCCGCCGGCCGCGGGCGCGGGCGCGCACACCCGGGAGGCGCTCGAGGCCTGGGGCGTCAAGGACGTCGACGGGCTCATCGAGCGCGGGGCTGCGGTGCAGATCACGCCGTGA
- a CDS encoding thiol-disulfide oxidoreductase DCC family protein, producing the protein MAGTCIYDGDCGFCTQSAQWLERHGDCAIVPWQALDLAALGLTEDQVTSAVQWQDADGTVTASGADAVAQALLTCGPPWRWAGRVLTWRMVRPFAAVGYRLVARYRYRLPGATNACRIG; encoded by the coding sequence ATGGCCGGCACCTGCATCTACGACGGCGACTGCGGCTTCTGCACCCAGTCCGCCCAGTGGCTGGAGCGCCACGGCGACTGCGCCATCGTGCCCTGGCAGGCGCTCGACCTCGCCGCCCTCGGCCTGACCGAGGACCAGGTCACCTCCGCCGTCCAGTGGCAGGACGCCGACGGCACCGTCACCGCGTCGGGCGCCGACGCCGTCGCCCAGGCCCTGCTCACCTGCGGCCCGCCGTGGCGCTGGGCCGGGCGGGTACTGACCTGGCGGATGGTGCGGCCGTTCGCGGCGGTGGGCTACCGGCTGGTCGCGCGCTACCGGTACCGGCTGCCGGGGGCGACCAACGCCTGCCGGATCGGCTAG
- a CDS encoding 3-hydroxyacyl-CoA dehydrogenase NAD-binding domain-containing protein, which produces MSTDTQTAVRYERDADGIVTLTLDDPNQSANTMNELYRASMAAAVERLYDEQDDITGVVVASAKKTFFAGGDLKLMVQTTKDNAGEVFAQCESIKAALRRLELFPKPVVAAINGAALGGGYEITLATQRRIAVAGSYKVGLPEASLGLLPGGGGVTRTVRKFGLQTALMDVLLQGTQFGIDAALAKGIVDEVVATQDELIPAAKAWIKANPEAALSPWDAPGYKMPGGTPKSPALAGFLPAFPALLRKQTKGAVYPAARAILSAAVEGAQVDFDTASRIESRYLTNLVVNQASKNMIQAFFFDLQAINSGSLRPQGVEPYKAAKVGVLGAGMMGAGIAYVCARAGMEVVLKDVAIENAEKGKAYSEGINAKAISRGKLTEEKSQALLDRITPTADPADLAGCDLVIEAVFEDPALKAKVFAEILPHVNPDALLCSNTSTLPISGLAEGIEDTAKRPNFIGLHFFSPVDKMPLVEIIAGKETSDEALAKAYDVVLQIRKTPIVVNDSRGFYTSRVIGYMVNEGMAMLAEGVAPYTIERATTSAGYPAPVLQLSDELNLELMAKIAKATTEANPDLPVHPGQAVVGKMLEAGRAGRLRGAGFYDYVDGKRGSIWAGLADLFPVAAEQPDIQDVRDRMLFAEALETAKCFEENVITSAAAANIGSIMGIGFPPMTGGAAQFMTGYEDKATGEVGLNAFLKRADELAATYGDRFAATPWLRELAASGKGFPA; this is translated from the coding sequence TTGAGCACCGACACCCAGACCGCAGTGCGCTACGAGCGGGACGCCGACGGCATCGTCACCCTGACCCTCGACGACCCCAACCAGAGCGCCAACACGATGAACGAGCTCTACCGCGCCTCCATGGCGGCCGCGGTCGAGCGCCTCTACGACGAGCAGGACGACATCACCGGTGTCGTCGTCGCCTCCGCCAAGAAGACCTTCTTCGCTGGCGGTGACCTCAAGCTGATGGTGCAGACCACCAAGGACAACGCGGGCGAGGTCTTCGCCCAGTGCGAGAGCATCAAGGCCGCCCTGCGCCGCCTCGAGCTCTTCCCCAAGCCGGTCGTCGCCGCCATCAACGGCGCCGCGCTCGGCGGTGGCTACGAGATCACCCTCGCGACCCAGCGCCGGATCGCCGTCGCCGGCTCCTACAAGGTCGGCCTGCCCGAGGCGAGCCTCGGCCTGCTGCCCGGCGGTGGCGGCGTGACCCGCACCGTGCGCAAGTTCGGCCTGCAGACCGCGCTGATGGACGTCCTGCTCCAGGGCACCCAGTTCGGCATCGACGCCGCGCTCGCCAAGGGCATCGTCGACGAGGTCGTCGCCACCCAGGACGAGCTGATCCCCGCTGCCAAGGCGTGGATCAAGGCCAACCCCGAGGCCGCGCTGTCGCCGTGGGACGCCCCCGGCTACAAGATGCCCGGCGGTACGCCGAAGTCCCCGGCCCTGGCCGGCTTCCTGCCCGCCTTCCCGGCGCTGCTGCGCAAGCAGACCAAGGGCGCCGTCTACCCCGCCGCCCGGGCGATCCTGTCCGCGGCCGTCGAGGGTGCCCAGGTCGACTTCGACACCGCCTCGCGGATCGAGTCGCGCTACCTGACCAACCTGGTCGTCAACCAGGCGTCGAAGAACATGATCCAGGCGTTCTTCTTCGACCTCCAGGCGATCAACTCCGGCTCCCTGCGCCCGCAGGGCGTCGAGCCCTACAAGGCCGCCAAGGTCGGCGTCCTGGGCGCCGGCATGATGGGCGCGGGCATCGCCTACGTCTGCGCGCGGGCCGGCATGGAGGTCGTCCTCAAGGACGTCGCCATCGAGAACGCCGAGAAGGGCAAGGCCTACAGCGAGGGCATCAACGCCAAGGCGATCTCGCGCGGCAAGCTGACCGAGGAGAAGTCCCAGGCGCTGCTCGACCGGATCACCCCGACCGCCGACCCGGCCGACCTGGCCGGCTGCGACCTCGTCATCGAGGCCGTCTTCGAGGACCCGGCGCTCAAGGCCAAGGTGTTCGCCGAGATCCTGCCGCACGTCAACCCCGACGCGCTGCTCTGCTCCAACACCTCGACCCTGCCGATCAGCGGCCTGGCCGAGGGCATCGAGGACACCGCGAAGCGGCCGAACTTCATCGGCCTGCACTTCTTCTCGCCGGTCGACAAGATGCCGCTGGTAGAGATCATCGCCGGCAAGGAGACCTCCGACGAGGCGCTCGCCAAGGCGTATGACGTCGTCCTGCAGATCCGCAAGACGCCGATCGTGGTCAACGACAGCCGTGGCTTCTACACCTCGCGCGTCATCGGCTACATGGTCAACGAGGGCATGGCGATGCTCGCCGAGGGCGTGGCGCCGTACACGATCGAGCGGGCGACCACCTCGGCCGGCTACCCGGCCCCGGTGCTCCAGCTCTCCGACGAGCTCAACCTCGAGCTGATGGCCAAGATCGCCAAGGCCACCACCGAGGCCAACCCCGACCTGCCGGTGCACCCGGGCCAGGCCGTGGTCGGCAAGATGCTCGAGGCGGGTCGTGCGGGTCGCCTGCGCGGAGCCGGCTTCTACGACTACGTGGACGGCAAGCGCGGCTCCATCTGGGCCGGTCTCGCCGACCTGTTCCCGGTGGCCGCCGAGCAGCCCGACATCCAGGACGTCCGCGACCGGATGCTCTTCGCCGAGGCCCTCGAGACCGCGAAGTGCTTCGAGGAGAACGTCATCACCTCGGCTGCTGCGGCCAACATCGGCTCGATCATGGGCATCGGCTTCCCGCCGATGACCGGTGGCGCGGCGCAGTTCATGACCGGCTACGAGGACAAGGCCACCGGTGAGGTCGGGCTCAACGCCTTCCTCAAGCGGGCCGACGAGCTGGCCGCGACCTACGGTGACCGCTTCGCCGCGACGCCGTGGCTGCGCGAGCTGGCGGCCTCGGGCAAGGGCTTCCCCGCCTGA
- a CDS encoding helix-turn-helix domain-containing protein, with translation MNEARIKDLRAARGWSQERLAEASGVAVRTIQRLEAGNDASLETLSMVAKALEVSVRDLFVTVDDDRMSVAVDGLDARLAAERAARSRAEWAHRGWRYLYVALGLLVTAAVLIVVGSPDSTGEAILVVPAYWLGGLLLLRFLERSVLRPRLDARYPLTAEDAR, from the coding sequence ATGAACGAGGCACGGATCAAGGACCTGCGGGCCGCCCGCGGCTGGAGCCAGGAGCGCCTGGCCGAGGCGAGCGGGGTGGCGGTGCGCACCATCCAGCGCCTGGAGGCCGGAAACGACGCGAGCCTGGAGACGCTCTCCATGGTGGCCAAGGCGCTCGAGGTATCGGTGCGGGACCTGTTCGTCACAGTCGACGACGACCGGATGAGTGTCGCGGTCGACGGGCTCGACGCGCGCCTCGCCGCCGAGCGAGCGGCCCGGAGCCGGGCCGAGTGGGCCCATCGTGGCTGGCGCTACCTGTACGTCGCGCTCGGCCTGCTGGTCACCGCGGCGGTGCTCATCGTGGTCGGCTCCCCGGACAGCACCGGCGAGGCGATCCTGGTCGTGCCGGCGTACTGGCTCGGCGGGCTGCTCCTCCTCAGGTTCCTGGAGCGGTCGGTGCTGCGCCCGCGGCTCGACGCCCGCTACCCGCTGACCGCCGAGGACGCGCGATGA
- a CDS encoding M15 family metallopeptidase, with protein sequence MLALSACGTPEKGSPRTDPTDAAASTSTSAEATEPPAADAADPKHAVAPPGEFDGTLFGDDLLVVSQDTLTEDELAAITGVKVNGDKGVAAFTQLSYGQFTMQNRLFNIAAVDLEGYRPFTGGDNAGFKEQWDRIAGGEVAVLETLKKELPPDKDGYLTVDDQRIHVGTWSRPGVDGVDAVVNAKWGADLGLPPRNAVLINTGIASPQVVRAKIEKAVGVKTYAISNLDIVAQRGLDLDTFQNVVPVGAFRDAVGVFRYTAIGGGRIAPDPAWVRSHIVTDTVPILGQVTCNKYMMPQLKAALQEVVRRGLQGEIRRDQYAGCYYPRFIAGSTQLSNHSFGLALDLNVPGNQRGTVGQMNREVVAIFKYWGFAWGGDWAYTDPMHFELNKIVNPG encoded by the coding sequence GTGCTCGCGCTCAGCGCCTGCGGCACGCCTGAGAAGGGCTCCCCCCGGACCGACCCCACCGACGCCGCCGCCTCGACCTCGACCTCCGCCGAGGCGACCGAACCGCCCGCCGCCGACGCCGCCGACCCGAAGCACGCGGTCGCACCGCCGGGCGAGTTCGACGGCACGCTCTTCGGCGACGACCTGCTCGTCGTCTCCCAGGACACGCTGACCGAGGACGAGCTCGCCGCGATCACCGGCGTCAAGGTCAACGGCGACAAGGGCGTTGCGGCGTTCACCCAGCTGTCCTACGGACAGTTCACGATGCAGAACCGGCTCTTCAACATCGCCGCGGTCGACCTCGAGGGCTACCGCCCGTTCACCGGCGGCGACAACGCGGGCTTCAAGGAGCAGTGGGACCGGATCGCCGGCGGCGAGGTCGCCGTCCTCGAGACGCTGAAGAAGGAGCTGCCGCCCGACAAGGACGGCTACCTGACCGTCGACGACCAGCGGATCCACGTCGGCACCTGGTCCCGCCCCGGCGTCGACGGCGTCGACGCGGTCGTCAACGCCAAGTGGGGCGCCGATCTCGGGCTGCCGCCGCGCAACGCCGTCCTCATCAACACCGGCATCGCCTCGCCCCAGGTTGTCCGCGCCAAGATCGAGAAGGCGGTCGGCGTCAAGACCTACGCGATCAGCAACCTCGACATCGTCGCCCAGCGCGGCCTCGACCTCGACACCTTCCAGAACGTCGTCCCGGTCGGTGCCTTCCGCGACGCGGTCGGCGTCTTCCGCTACACCGCCATCGGCGGCGGCCGGATCGCGCCCGACCCGGCCTGGGTCCGCTCGCACATCGTCACCGACACCGTGCCGATCCTCGGCCAGGTCACCTGCAACAAGTACATGATGCCGCAGCTCAAGGCGGCCCTCCAGGAGGTCGTCCGACGCGGCCTCCAGGGCGAGATCCGCCGCGACCAGTACGCCGGCTGCTACTACCCCCGGTTCATCGCCGGCTCCACCCAGCTCTCGAACCACTCGTTCGGGCTGGCCCTCGACCTCAACGTCCCGGGCAACCAGCGCGGCACGGTGGGCCAGATGAACCGCGAGGTCGTCGCGATCTTCAAGTACTGGGGCTTCGCCTGGGGCGGCGACTGGGCCTACACCGACCCGATGCACTTCGAGCTCAACAAGATCGTCAACCCCGGCTGA
- a CDS encoding acetyl-CoA C-acetyltransferase codes for MAEAFVYDHLRTPRGRGKANGSLHEVKPIDLAVGLLDAVKERNPGLDPNRVDDVILGVVSPIGDQGGDIAKSAAIAAGYPDTVAGVQLNRFCASGLEAVNQAAGRVRGGFEDLIIAGGVESMSRVPMGSDGGAWASDPATAFKAGFVPQGIGADLIATIEGWSREDVDAFAAESHHRAAKAQANGYFDGALVPVKDISGLTVLDRDETVRPGTSVEGLAGLKPSFAQLGADAGFDDVALEKYHWLEKINHVHHAGNSSGIVDGAALTLIGNEQVGKDLGLTPRARVLATAVSGADPIIMLTGPAPAARKALAKAGLEVGDIDLFEINEAFAAVAMRFMRDMGIGPDITNVNGGAIAMGHPLGATGAMILGTLIDELERRDLRRGLATLCVGGGMGIATIVERV; via the coding sequence ATGGCAGAAGCATTCGTGTACGACCACCTCCGCACGCCGCGCGGCCGAGGCAAGGCCAACGGCTCCCTCCACGAGGTGAAGCCGATCGACCTCGCGGTCGGTCTCCTCGACGCCGTCAAGGAGCGCAACCCCGGTCTCGACCCGAACCGGGTCGACGACGTGATCCTCGGCGTCGTCTCGCCGATCGGCGACCAGGGCGGCGACATCGCCAAGTCCGCCGCGATCGCGGCCGGCTACCCCGACACCGTCGCGGGCGTCCAGCTCAACCGCTTCTGCGCGTCCGGCCTCGAGGCCGTCAACCAGGCCGCCGGCCGGGTCCGCGGTGGCTTCGAGGACCTCATCATCGCCGGTGGCGTCGAGTCCATGAGCCGGGTGCCGATGGGCTCCGACGGCGGCGCCTGGGCCTCCGACCCGGCGACGGCGTTCAAGGCGGGCTTCGTGCCGCAGGGCATCGGTGCCGACCTCATCGCCACGATCGAGGGCTGGAGCCGCGAGGACGTCGACGCCTTCGCCGCCGAGTCCCACCACCGCGCCGCCAAGGCGCAGGCCAACGGCTACTTCGACGGCGCGCTCGTGCCGGTCAAGGACATCAGCGGGCTGACCGTGCTCGACCGTGACGAGACCGTCCGTCCCGGCACCTCGGTCGAGGGCCTGGCCGGCCTCAAGCCGTCGTTCGCCCAGCTCGGCGCCGACGCCGGCTTCGACGACGTGGCGCTCGAGAAGTACCACTGGCTCGAGAAGATCAACCACGTCCACCACGCCGGCAACTCGTCGGGCATCGTCGACGGCGCCGCGCTGACCCTGATCGGCAACGAGCAGGTCGGCAAGGACCTCGGCCTGACCCCGCGCGCCCGCGTCCTGGCGACCGCGGTCTCCGGTGCGGACCCGATCATCATGCTCACCGGCCCCGCCCCGGCCGCCCGCAAGGCGCTGGCCAAGGCCGGTCTCGAGGTCGGCGACATCGACCTGTTCGAGATCAACGAGGCGTTCGCCGCCGTCGCCATGAGGTTCATGCGCGACATGGGCATCGGCCCCGACATCACCAACGTCAACGGCGGCGCGATCGCCATGGGTCACCCGCTCGGCGCGACCGGCGCGATGATCCTCGGCACCCTGATCGACGAGCTCGAGCGGCGCGACCTGCGCCGCGGCCTCGCCACGCTCTGCGTGGGCGGCGGTATGGGCATCGCCACGATCGTCGAGCGCGTCTGA
- a CDS encoding TetR family transcriptional regulator, translating into MVTSPLRERLIEAAGQITTDSGWAKVTMARLADDVGVSRQTVYNEIGTKNDLAEAMVMRELDRFLAGVTRSFDENPTDLIGAIRDSARRVLKYAQNNALLHAVVSATHGADTELLPLLTTHSEYLLEGAKQVITERVAAYDVALPADRLDASIDMVVRLVLSHVMQPSADPAQTGDDIAWIAERVLR; encoded by the coding sequence GTGGTCACCTCCCCCCTGCGCGAGCGGCTGATCGAGGCCGCCGGGCAGATCACCACCGACTCCGGGTGGGCCAAGGTCACCATGGCCCGGCTCGCCGACGACGTGGGCGTGAGCCGGCAGACCGTCTACAACGAGATCGGCACCAAGAACGACCTCGCCGAGGCCATGGTCATGCGCGAGCTCGACCGCTTCCTCGCCGGCGTCACCCGGTCCTTCGACGAGAACCCCACCGACCTCATCGGTGCGATCCGCGACTCGGCCCGCCGGGTGCTCAAGTACGCCCAGAACAACGCCCTGCTCCACGCGGTCGTCTCCGCCACCCACGGCGCCGACACCGAGCTCCTGCCCCTGCTGACCACCCACTCGGAGTACCTCCTCGAGGGGGCCAAGCAGGTCATCACCGAGCGCGTCGCGGCCTACGACGTGGCGCTGCCGGCCGACCGCCTCGACGCCAGCATCGACATGGTCGTGCGCCTCGTCCTGAGCCACGTCATGCAACCCTCCGCCGACCCTGCGCAGACCGGTGACGACATCGCCTGGATCGCAGAACGCGTCCTGCGCTGA
- a CDS encoding DEAD/DEAH box helicase: protein MTTTFAELGVPTDLLAVLSADQITVPTPIQAATLPDSLTGRDVLGRGRTGSGKTYAFGLPLVARLAADGRRRPAPKRPRALVLAPTRELASQIAATITPLAKAVGLSTTTVFGGVGQGPQVNALRNGVDILIACPGRLEDLIGQGHCSLADVQVTVLDEADHMADLGFLPAVRRLLDQTPKGGQRMLFSATLDGAINVLVKRFLDKPAVHEADSAQSPVAKMDHHVLHVEREQRLPVLLDLVSAPGRTVVFTRTKHGAKALARQLNKNGVPAVDLHGNLSQGARTRNMEAFHTGAATTLVATDIAARGIHVDDVALVVHADPPAEHKAYLHRSGRTARAGAAGTVITLMTSEQRRDVSDLTRAAGIKPTTTRVQGPDHPVLQDLAPGERSRPGGIDLTPATPQGGGNGGNGGGGGRNRNRRSGAKPAAKSGGGAKSGGGAKSSGAPKAGGGQGGNRNRRRRGAGAGGGSGSGGHSAASFSGRR, encoded by the coding sequence GTGACCACCACCTTCGCCGAGCTCGGCGTGCCCACTGACCTGCTCGCCGTCCTGTCGGCCGACCAGATCACCGTTCCCACCCCGATCCAGGCGGCGACGCTGCCGGACTCCCTGACCGGACGCGACGTCCTCGGCCGCGGTCGTACGGGGTCGGGCAAGACCTACGCCTTCGGGCTCCCGCTCGTCGCCCGCCTCGCCGCGGACGGCCGCCGTCGCCCCGCCCCCAAGCGCCCCCGCGCGCTGGTCCTCGCGCCGACCCGTGAGCTCGCCTCGCAGATCGCCGCGACCATCACCCCGCTGGCCAAGGCCGTCGGCCTCAGCACCACCACCGTCTTCGGCGGCGTCGGCCAGGGCCCGCAGGTCAACGCCCTGCGCAACGGCGTCGACATCCTCATCGCCTGCCCCGGCCGGCTCGAGGACCTCATCGGCCAGGGCCACTGCAGCCTCGCCGACGTCCAGGTGACCGTGCTGGACGAGGCCGACCACATGGCTGACCTCGGCTTCCTGCCCGCCGTACGGCGCCTGCTCGACCAGACGCCCAAGGGCGGCCAGCGGATGCTGTTCTCCGCCACCCTCGACGGCGCGATCAACGTGCTCGTCAAGCGCTTCCTCGACAAGCCCGCCGTCCACGAGGCCGACTCGGCGCAGTCGCCGGTCGCCAAGATGGACCACCACGTGCTCCACGTCGAGCGCGAGCAGCGCCTGCCCGTGCTGCTCGACCTGGTCAGCGCGCCCGGCCGCACGGTCGTCTTCACCCGGACCAAGCACGGCGCCAAGGCGCTGGCCCGCCAGCTCAACAAGAACGGCGTCCCCGCCGTCGACCTGCACGGCAACCTCAGCCAGGGCGCGCGCACCCGCAACATGGAGGCGTTCCACACCGGTGCCGCCACCACGCTGGTCGCCACCGACATCGCCGCCCGGGGCATCCACGTCGACGACGTGGCGCTCGTCGTCCACGCCGACCCGCCGGCCGAGCACAAGGCCTACCTGCACCGCTCCGGTCGTACGGCGCGCGCCGGTGCCGCCGGCACCGTCATCACCCTGATGACCAGCGAGCAGCGTCGCGACGTCAGCGATCTCACCCGCGCGGCCGGCATCAAGCCGACCACCACGCGGGTCCAGGGCCCCGACCACCCGGTGCTGCAGGACCTCGCCCCCGGCGAGCGCTCGCGCCCCGGCGGCATCGACCTGACCCCGGCCACGCCCCAGGGCGGCGGCAACGGGGGCAACGGTGGCGGCGGCGGTCGCAACCGCAACCGGCGCTCCGGTGCCAAGCCCGCGGCCAAGTCCGGCGGCGGTGCCAAGTCCGGCGGCGGCGCCAAGTCCTCCGGCGCCCCCAAGGCGGGCGGCGGCCAGGGCGGCAACCGCAACCGCCGGCGCCGTGGCGCCGGTGCCGGTGGCGGCTCCGGGAGCGGCGGCCACAGCGCCGCCAGCTTCAGCGGCCGGCGCTGA